One window from the genome of Salvelinus sp. IW2-2015 linkage group LG30, ASM291031v2, whole genome shotgun sequence encodes:
- the LOC111954741 gene encoding ribonuclease ZC3H12A-like: protein MNIEVSPIPKLCPVAEVFPWNEFSYTARLSPTEPHDTDGWLSALPAFHNHPPYPICERMHPSGTQCSAPEESGKTATDPGEAQLDFYRKLGYSPAQVQTVLQKFGLNTDTNRILGELVQTGASPEGMEKEGAPTTMSVLIARGETLSSLPLTPPPIWEDAASEEGDLKPIVIDGSNMAMSHGNREVFSCLGIQLAVNFFLDRGHTDITVFVPSWRKEQPRPDVPITDQHILRELERKKIMVFTPSRRVAGKRVVCYDDRFIVKLAYESDGVIVSNDTYRDLQGERQEWKRFIEERLLMYSFVNDKFMPPDDPLGRHGPTLENFLRKVPRLPRKQPCPYGRKCTYGIKCKFYHPERVNQSNRSLADELREKAKLPLSQQKHPTTGPGLAYGLSLDEEMAQKLTLEQWNGSLKKGLTSENVLLLKGGHRSSWRSPAKKASTNRHSPTDLDSALASGSQERLDSGLGSFESQASDPSRNHCDHYGNAGYRNCQSKSSPSMKQQCYSLPSNLPCSCCSHVPQQSLGPSAGYQQHHSPHHSMGPASTHNPDMMTYYPPCYPNYGTPMYPVSMHQYSHPSDFQQQGRVHRSQQTFWSDPFGTYPQTLHSIAQVEQQRHWSPARTHPSPHGEGREREDGREREDVRKKLLAIFNGHLVDRAMDMFPHLMDPQRLAAEILTLRSSQGL from the exons ATGAACATAGAAGTCAGTCCCATCCCAAAGCTGTGCCCAGTCGCAGAGGTCTTCCCATGGAATGAGTTCTCCTACACAGCCCGTCTGAGCCCCACAGAGCCCCACGACACAGACGGATGGCTCTCCGCTCTGCCTGCCTTCCACAATCATCCACCCTATCCCATCTGTGAGAGAATGCACCCGAGTGGCACACAATGCTCTGCCCCAGAGGAGAGCGGCAAGACCGCCACAGACCCTGGAGAGGCTCAGCTGGACTTCTACCGTAAACTGGGCTACTCCCCAGCGCAGGTCCAGACCGTGCTGCAGAAGTTTGGCCTGAACACAGACACTAACAGGATTCTGGGGGAGCTGGTGCAGACTGGAGCCAGCCCAGAAgggatggagaaggagggagCCCCAACTACCATGTCTGTCCTGATTGCCAGAGGGGAGACCCTTAGTAGCCTGCCCCTCACCCCTCCACCAATTTGGGAGGATGCAGCCAGTGAGGAGGGTGACCTGAAACCCATAGTGATCGATGGGAGTAATATGGCTATGAG CCACGGGAACAGGGAAGTGTTTTCCTGCCTGGGAATCCAGCTGGCTGTGAACTTCTTCCTGGACAGAGGTCATACTGATATCACTGTGTTTGTTCCCTCATGGAGGAAGGAGCAGCCCAGACCAGATGTCCCCATCACAG ATCAACACATTTTGCGTgagctggagagaaagaaaatcatGGTGTTCACCCCTTCGCGGCGTGTAGCGGGCAAACGTGTGGTCTGCTACGACGATCGCTTCATCGTCAAGCTGGCGTACGAGTCAGACGGTGTCATCGTATCCAACGACACATACCGTGACCTTCAGGGCGAGAGACAGGAGTGGAAGCGCTTCATCGAGGAGAGGCTGCTCATGTACTCGTTCGTCAATGACAA GTTCATGCCCCCTGATGACCCCCTGGGTCGCCATGGTCCCACCCTGGAGAACTTTCTACGGAAGGTTCCTCGGTTACCACGCAAACAGCCATGTCCTTACG GAAGGAAATGCACTTACGGAATAAAGTGTAAATTCTACCACCCGGAGCGAGTCAATCAATCCAATCGCTCTTTGGCTGACGAGCTGCGGGAGAAGGCCAAGCTGCCCTTGTCACAACAGAAACACCCCACCACAGGTCCTGGACTTGCCTATGGCCTTTCCCTGGATGAGGAGATGGCTCAGAAACTGACCCTAGAACAGTGGAATGGCTCCTTGAAGAAAGGCCTCACCAGTGAGAATGTTCTTCTTCTCAAGGGAGGCCATCGCTCCAGCTGGAGGTCCCCAGCTAAGAAGGCCAGCACCAACCGACATTCCCCGACCGACCTGGACTCGGCCCTGGCCAGTGGCTCTCAAGAGAGGCTAGATTCTGGGCTGGGCTCCTTCGAGAGCCAGGCATCTGACCCCTCTAGAAACCACTGTGATCACTATGGCAACGCTGGGTACAGGAACTGCCAGTCAAAGTCCTCCCCCAGTATGAAACAACAATGCTATTCTCTCCCTAGCAACCTGCCTTGTAGCTGCTGCTCCCATGTTCCTCAGCAATCACTGGGCCCCAGTGCAGGATACCAACAACACCACAGCCCACACCATAGCATGGGCCCAGCCAGCACCCACAACCCAGACATGATGACCTACTACCCCCCTTGTTACCCCAACTATGGAACACCAATGTATCCAGTTAGTATGCATCAGTACAGCCACCCCAGTGACTTCCAACAGCAGGGCAGGGTCCACCGTTCACAGCAGACCTTCTGGTCGGACCCGTTCGGGACTTATCCTCAGACTCTCCATAGCATTGCTCAGGTGGAGCAGCAGAGACACTGGTCCCCTGCCCGGACACACCCGAGCCCCCATggggagggcagggagagggaggacggcagggagagggaggatgtCAGGAAGAAGCTGCTGGCCATCTTTAACGGACATCTGGTGGACAGGGCCATGGACATGTTCCCCCATCTCATGGACCCACAGAGACTGGCTGCTGAGATCCTCACCCTGAGATCCTCTCAGGGCCTGTGA